From the genome of Thermococcus chitonophagus, one region includes:
- a CDS encoding preprotein translocase subunit SecD — MKKWKKLLFNGRVILLTFFLIISVVSLATRGLTFGLDISGGISITVKLEKPVDQQTMEQVRIALDQRLNALGVKDITIEPWGNQFVIVKVANVSEEEADQLVKTIERQGVFYAEFEGVIFATGKDILSVGSVNYDPRQGAWVVPFRISKEAAERFAELAKGKAGYPVDMFLDPPVNSTLVVSKEFYQALTSPEFMMGGDMTLAQRIEKAFNIKIIVYTNQTAKEIAKIAKGSEKVILVDVDGKLAEELKAMGLNVEVRTREKNEPMDDFVRRVLRLYGPYRVGEGLATGQPQTEVMISIGGSQNDIKARNDAQIVAVVLRSGSLPVKLSIERIDYISPKLGENFKRQVLIAGIAALLVVGAIVYLHYRRLKIAIPVMFTSFSEVLIILGIASIIRWNLDLPSIAGIIAAIGTGVDQQIVITDELLGEAMSGKRRIVKRSGVLKRMGRAFFIILASATTTIVAMSFLFKFFVGGLRGFAFTTILGVLIGILVTRPAYGEIAKVLIGEGR; from the coding sequence ATGAAAAAGTGGAAAAAGCTCCTTTTCAACGGTAGGGTCATCCTTCTCACATTCTTCCTTATAATATCGGTTGTCTCATTAGCAACCAGAGGGTTAACCTTTGGGCTGGATATAAGCGGGGGTATCTCAATCACGGTTAAGCTTGAAAAGCCTGTTGACCAGCAGACCATGGAACAGGTAAGAATTGCCTTGGATCAGAGGCTTAATGCCTTGGGAGTTAAGGACATAACGATTGAACCCTGGGGTAATCAGTTCGTCATTGTAAAAGTTGCAAATGTGAGTGAAGAAGAAGCTGATCAGCTTGTTAAAACGATTGAGCGGCAGGGAGTTTTCTATGCCGAATTTGAGGGCGTTATATTCGCTACTGGAAAAGACATTCTCAGCGTAGGTAGCGTTAATTACGACCCCAGGCAAGGCGCATGGGTAGTTCCCTTCAGGATATCGAAGGAAGCCGCCGAAAGGTTCGCAGAGCTAGCAAAAGGGAAGGCTGGCTATCCCGTTGACATGTTTCTAGATCCTCCAGTAAACTCAACGCTTGTTGTATCAAAGGAGTTCTACCAGGCCTTAACCTCTCCTGAGTTCATGATGGGGGGTGACATGACCCTCGCTCAGAGAATTGAAAAAGCATTCAACATAAAGATAATTGTCTATACGAACCAAACTGCCAAGGAGATAGCGAAGATTGCAAAAGGCTCTGAAAAAGTTATTCTTGTTGACGTAGATGGCAAGCTAGCAGAAGAACTCAAAGCTATGGGATTAAATGTTGAGGTTAGAACTAGGGAAAAGAATGAGCCCATGGATGACTTTGTACGTAGGGTGCTGAGGCTTTACGGTCCGTACAGGGTGGGAGAAGGATTAGCAACTGGTCAGCCTCAGACTGAAGTTATGATATCAATTGGAGGCTCACAGAACGATATTAAGGCTAGAAATGATGCACAAATTGTTGCAGTGGTTTTGAGAAGTGGCTCTTTGCCTGTGAAGCTTTCAATAGAGAGAATTGACTACATCTCTCCAAAACTTGGGGAGAACTTCAAAAGGCAGGTTTTAATTGCAGGTATCGCGGCATTACTCGTCGTAGGGGCAATAGTGTATCTCCACTACAGGAGACTCAAAATAGCAATTCCCGTGATGTTCACTAGCTTCAGTGAAGTGCTGATAATCCTCGGAATTGCTTCAATAATAAGATGGAATCTTGATCTACCAAGTATAGCTGGAATAATAGCGGCCATAGGTACGGGAGTTGATCAGCAGATAGTGATAACAGATGAACTGCTGGGAGAGGCAATGAGTGGCAAGAGGCGGATAGTAAAGAGGAGTGGTGTGCTGAAGAGAATGGGAAGGGCGTTCTTCATAATCCTAGCCTCGGCTACGACAACAATTGTGGCAATGAGCTTCCTGTTCAAGTTCTTTGTAGGTGGTTTGAGAGGATTTGCATTCACGACGATCCTAGGAGTTCTCATTGGAATACTAGTGACAAGGCCAGCATACGGGGAGATAGCCAAGGTTCTGATAGGAGAAGGGAGGTGA
- a CDS encoding potassium channel family protein, translating into MYIIIMGAGRIGTLVARMLENAGHDVAIIEMNKERAKEISEHITGLVIEGDATDQKVLEEANIKKADAFAALTGRDDANILACILAKHINPNLMTILRITDPNKKQVFEEVKELKTYFDIVVSPEDIAANYIFRTLVTPGFDRVLLPREGAEIIQFQITEDSAIAGKPVRELGLPKDSLIIAIYDEKGNLVIPSGDTVLPTKGQVVIFAKSSALQDVKKIMEAKKKEE; encoded by the coding sequence ATGTACATAATCATCATGGGGGCTGGGAGAATAGGGACACTAGTGGCTAGGATGCTTGAAAATGCAGGGCACGATGTTGCAATAATCGAAATGAACAAGGAAAGAGCTAAGGAAATCTCGGAGCACATAACTGGGCTTGTAATAGAAGGTGATGCGACAGATCAGAAAGTTCTTGAGGAAGCCAATATCAAAAAGGCGGATGCATTTGCTGCACTAACTGGAAGGGATGACGCTAACATTTTAGCCTGCATATTAGCTAAGCACATTAATCCGAATCTAATGACGATATTGAGAATAACAGACCCAAATAAAAAACAGGTCTTTGAGGAAGTCAAAGAGCTAAAGACGTACTTTGACATTGTCGTATCGCCAGAGGATATTGCCGCAAATTACATTTTTAGAACCCTTGTGACTCCTGGATTTGATAGGGTGTTACTTCCCAGGGAGGGAGCGGAAATAATTCAATTCCAAATTACAGAGGATAGCGCAATAGCTGGTAAACCCGTTAGAGAGCTTGGTCTTCCTAAAGATTCCCTAATCATAGCTATTTATGACGAAAAGGGGAATTTAGTGATACCTTCAGGTGATACAGTCCTTCCAACTAAAGGACAAGTTGTCATCTTTGCAAAAAGTTCTGCACTTCAAGACGTGAAGAAAATTATGGAGGCAAAGAAAAAGGAAGAATAA
- a CDS encoding V-type ATP synthase subunit H gives MEDILREIVKAERLAEERIEKAKVQAKEIVKNAKSEARKIEEEIIKEAQAKADEIIKEKKRQGEEEAKKILSEGEKEIEELKTRARDKFEEAVSECLKIIRGM, from the coding sequence ATGGAGGACATCCTCAGGGAGATCGTTAAGGCTGAAAGACTTGCTGAGGAGAGAATTGAAAAAGCTAAGGTTCAAGCAAAGGAAATAGTAAAAAACGCAAAAAGTGAAGCTCGTAAAATTGAGGAAGAGATTATCAAGGAGGCACAAGCTAAAGCGGATGAAATAATTAAAGAAAAGAAAAGGCAGGGGGAGGAAGAGGCAAAGAAAATTCTTTCTGAAGGGGAAAAAGAAATTGAAGAATTAAAGACTAGGGCGAGAGATAAATTCGAAGAAGCTGTTTCTGAGTGTCTAAAAATAATAAGAGGGATGTAG
- a CDS encoding V-type ATP synthase subunit I: protein MFKPEEMVKLEVITLKRFRDVILTFLHEKGVVHIEEIPIEYVQRETPNEFYRKATSYSITISRLVDTLKSYLPPKSGGLKEFIFPKEKKKRSYKYRGIEALIKDVENFLSEVEPKIREVESEVTKINNEISSINSSIEALEILSALNVEVEYLRAGSFLNIEVGTVERDKVERAIKEVEEVTSGKVYILRRDLGAVSLLIVVTLKEDAGKVTSVLAKYGFEKIEVPEGEGLPRDLIPKYMEKLKAKEEELEKVRERGKEIAERYYEDVVFYKELMDNERDKANYLQYLVRTEMTFGISGWVPKSKINEVVEGIKRITGGKVYLNVRPPTDEEIENVPVKLKNPEFISQFEMLTEMYGVPKYNEIDPTPIMAFTYSFFFGFMLTDFMYGLLLGIISALLVKGHSKLRDGTWRFAKIMLWASAFTMALGIAFGSYFGNALDMIGIHVPRLMDSMKQAMDVLMIALAIGLAHLFTGYLLGFIVRWKNGDKKGAVFEQLPWLLIIVGITLYALSSKLGVPEIAFKGVFGLGLVLFAIGEIMSNGAMALLLIISDFFGFVGNWLSYARLMALALATSGIALVVNIMVQMIWGVKIGPVPLGILIGIIVFVGGHIFSTAINALGAFVHALRLHYVEFFGTFFSGEGRRFEPFAAKREVSRLEIEVGGE from the coding sequence ATGTTCAAGCCTGAAGAAATGGTAAAACTGGAAGTTATTACATTAAAGAGATTTAGGGATGTAATCTTAACTTTTCTCCATGAAAAAGGTGTTGTTCATATTGAAGAAATTCCTATTGAATACGTCCAAAGGGAGACACCAAATGAGTTCTATAGAAAGGCTACCTCCTATAGCATTACAATATCAAGGCTTGTTGATACTCTTAAATCTTACCTACCTCCCAAATCTGGCGGATTAAAGGAGTTTATATTCCCCAAGGAAAAGAAAAAGAGGAGCTACAAATACCGTGGAATTGAGGCTTTGATAAAGGATGTTGAGAATTTCTTATCTGAAGTCGAGCCGAAGATAAGGGAAGTTGAGAGTGAGGTAACTAAGATCAATAACGAGATATCTTCAATAAACTCATCTATAGAGGCCCTAGAGATACTGTCTGCTCTAAACGTTGAAGTTGAATACTTGAGGGCAGGAAGTTTCCTGAATATAGAGGTCGGCACCGTAGAGAGGGACAAAGTTGAGAGGGCCATAAAAGAGGTAGAAGAGGTAACATCAGGCAAAGTTTACATCCTTAGAAGAGATCTCGGTGCTGTATCACTTCTCATTGTCGTTACCCTAAAGGAGGACGCTGGAAAAGTAACGTCTGTATTGGCAAAGTACGGCTTCGAGAAAATTGAGGTTCCAGAAGGAGAAGGACTACCCAGGGATCTCATACCCAAGTATATGGAAAAGTTAAAGGCCAAAGAAGAAGAGCTCGAAAAAGTTAGGGAAAGAGGAAAGGAAATAGCTGAAAGGTACTATGAAGATGTAGTGTTTTACAAGGAACTTATGGACAACGAGAGGGATAAGGCGAACTACCTTCAGTACCTCGTTAGAACTGAGATGACGTTTGGAATTTCGGGATGGGTTCCTAAGTCTAAGATAAATGAGGTTGTGGAGGGTATAAAGAGGATAACCGGTGGAAAAGTCTATCTCAATGTAAGGCCTCCAACCGATGAGGAAATTGAGAATGTCCCTGTCAAGTTGAAGAATCCAGAGTTCATCAGCCAATTTGAGATGCTGACTGAAATGTATGGAGTTCCTAAGTATAACGAGATAGACCCAACACCAATTATGGCGTTCACGTATTCGTTCTTCTTCGGTTTCATGCTCACGGATTTCATGTACGGTCTCCTCCTTGGAATAATATCCGCTCTACTCGTGAAAGGTCACTCGAAGCTTAGGGATGGAACTTGGAGGTTTGCTAAGATAATGCTGTGGGCATCCGCTTTCACGATGGCCCTCGGAATAGCTTTCGGTAGCTACTTCGGCAATGCACTTGACATGATAGGAATTCACGTTCCTAGGCTCATGGATTCCATGAAGCAGGCGATGGATGTTCTCATGATAGCCCTCGCTATAGGTCTTGCACACCTCTTCACGGGCTATCTCTTAGGATTCATAGTCAGATGGAAGAATGGCGACAAGAAAGGTGCCGTATTTGAACAGTTGCCTTGGCTCCTGATAATAGTGGGCATTACGTTATACGCCCTTTCCTCAAAGCTTGGAGTTCCTGAAATTGCGTTTAAGGGAGTGTTTGGCCTTGGCTTAGTGCTCTTTGCCATAGGTGAGATAATGAGCAATGGTGCCATGGCACTGTTGCTGATAATCTCAGACTTTTTCGGATTCGTAGGGAACTGGCTTAGCTATGCTAGACTCATGGCACTTGCACTGGCAACTTCTGGAATTGCGCTCGTTGTAAATATCATGGTTCAGATGATATGGGGTGTTAAAATTGGCCCTGTGCCTCTCGGTATACTCATAGGGATTATAGTTTTTGTAGGCGGTCACATCTTCTCAACGGCGATAAACGCTCTAGGTGCTTTCGTTCACGCTCTCCGTCTTCACTATGTGGAGTTTTTTGGAACGTTCTTTTCAGGTGAAGGTAGGAGGTTTGAGCCTTTCGCTGCTAAGAGGGAAGTGTCTAGGCTAGAGATAGAAGTTGGAGGTGAATGA
- a CDS encoding V-type ATP synthase subunit K (produces ATP from ADP in the presence of a proton gradient across the membrane; the K subunit is a nonenzymatic component which binds the dimeric form by interacting with the G and E subunits): MEPIVYVALGMALGAGIAGAASSFGVGIAGAAAAGAVAEDEKNFRNALILEGLPMTQSIYGLITLFLIGMTAGIIGGGGFKFAEPTTQNLIKSAILFGAGLLVGLTGLSAIPQGIIASAGVGAVSKNPKTFTQNLIFAAMAETMAIFGLVGAIILIMSL; the protein is encoded by the coding sequence ATGGAGCCAATAGTTTACGTTGCTTTGGGTATGGCACTTGGAGCAGGAATAGCAGGAGCTGCATCTTCATTTGGAGTTGGAATAGCTGGTGCAGCTGCCGCGGGAGCAGTAGCAGAAGATGAGAAGAACTTCAGGAACGCATTGATTCTCGAAGGTCTTCCAATGACTCAGAGTATCTACGGTCTAATTACCCTGTTCCTTATCGGAATGACGGCAGGAATAATCGGTGGAGGGGGCTTTAAGTTCGCTGAGCCAACTACTCAGAACCTTATCAAGAGCGCAATCCTGTTTGGTGCCGGCCTTTTAGTTGGTCTCACCGGACTTTCAGCAATCCCCCAGGGTATCATCGCAAGTGCCGGTGTTGGTGCAGTCAGCAAGAACCCCAAGACATTTACTCAGAACTTGATATTTGCCGCTATGGCTGAGACAATGGCAATATTCGGTCTCGTTGGAGCAATAATCCTGATTATGAGCCTCTGA
- a CDS encoding V-type ATP synthase subunit E: MSGAELIIQEINREAEQKIKYILEEAQKEAEKIKEEARRKAEARAEWMLRKAKTQAELEKQRIIANARLEVRRKKLAVQEELIQEVIEEVKKRLKELSQEEYFETIKVLLKSAIQELGEKKVRVYSNEATLSLIASRIDELRAELGDVSIEIGEAIDTIGGVVVENEAGDIKIDNTFEARMERMESEIRSRIAKVLFG; the protein is encoded by the coding sequence ATGTCTGGAGCTGAACTAATAATCCAGGAGATCAACAGGGAGGCAGAGCAGAAGATAAAGTACATTTTAGAAGAGGCACAGAAGGAAGCTGAGAAGATAAAGGAAGAGGCTAGGAGAAAAGCTGAAGCTAGGGCCGAATGGATGCTAAGAAAGGCAAAAACTCAGGCCGAGCTAGAAAAACAGAGAATAATAGCAAATGCAAGACTTGAAGTAAGAAGGAAAAAGCTTGCCGTACAGGAAGAGCTAATTCAAGAGGTCATTGAGGAAGTGAAAAAGAGGCTTAAGGAACTATCCCAGGAAGAGTACTTTGAGACAATAAAAGTCCTGTTGAAGTCAGCTATCCAGGAACTTGGAGAAAAGAAGGTTAGGGTTTATTCGAATGAGGCAACGCTCTCCTTGATAGCTTCGCGGATTGATGAGTTGAGGGCTGAACTTGGGGATGTCTCAATAGAGATAGGTGAGGCAATAGACACCATTGGAGGAGTTGTAGTCGAAAATGAGGCTGGAGACATAAAGATAGACAACACCTTCGAGGCAAGGATGGAGAGAATGGAGAGTGAGATTAGGTCTAGGATAGCAAAAGTTCTCTTCGGGTGA
- a CDS encoding V-type ATP synthase subunit C yields MEVSTITAILDTTLAVVFTWVAYKTGQIIWKYTPYSYPNARIKAMEARLLSDQRILELSESRTLQNFVVNLEDSDYGSRLTSIENVNLRNVEMALELSLVDLLELMVKIMPKRVKGFFELLEEGIDVRNISNVIKAKLNGLPAQDYIIPAGKMLPKVKAIIEAKTMEEILVILEGTEYEEPLRKLLLKEITVQEFELELYRNYYTKLFRYASSRKGEEKVILLEFVRMLIDERNISTILRAKMAGMPPEDLKKLIIEGGSLSKATLDAMVNAEDHVMAIGELEGTKYGQVIRDVREELESGNIEAIERAIRKYRLTRMKELAQFYPLSVGVALTYILEREMEVRKLRAIAKLIVDGVKPEKIKELVGEVA; encoded by the coding sequence ATGGAAGTCTCAACGATAACCGCAATACTCGACACAACATTGGCAGTAGTCTTTACATGGGTAGCATATAAGACCGGTCAGATAATCTGGAAGTATACACCCTACTCGTATCCCAATGCTAGGATTAAGGCAATGGAGGCTAGATTGCTCTCAGACCAGAGGATACTTGAGCTTTCGGAAAGTAGAACACTGCAGAACTTCGTTGTTAACCTTGAAGATTCCGATTACGGTTCAAGGCTTACGAGCATTGAAAACGTGAACTTAAGGAACGTTGAGATGGCATTAGAGCTTTCGCTTGTTGATTTGCTTGAACTGATGGTAAAAATAATGCCTAAGAGGGTAAAGGGGTTCTTTGAGCTACTTGAAGAGGGCATTGATGTTAGGAACATCTCTAACGTCATAAAAGCAAAGCTTAATGGTTTACCTGCTCAGGATTACATAATACCTGCTGGCAAGATGCTGCCAAAGGTTAAAGCAATAATTGAGGCAAAAACTATGGAGGAAATACTGGTAATACTAGAAGGGACCGAGTACGAAGAACCTCTCAGGAAGCTCTTACTTAAAGAGATAACCGTTCAGGAGTTTGAACTCGAACTGTACAGGAACTACTATACAAAGCTATTTAGGTACGCAAGCTCAAGGAAGGGCGAAGAGAAAGTGATCCTTCTTGAATTCGTTAGAATGCTCATAGATGAGAGGAACATCTCAACAATACTCAGGGCAAAGATGGCCGGAATGCCCCCAGAAGATCTAAAGAAGCTGATAATTGAGGGGGGAAGCCTTTCCAAAGCAACTCTTGATGCCATGGTGAACGCTGAGGATCATGTAATGGCAATAGGGGAGCTTGAGGGAACTAAGTATGGTCAAGTTATAAGGGATGTAAGGGAGGAACTTGAGAGCGGCAATATTGAGGCAATTGAGAGAGCCATAAGGAAGTACAGGCTAACTAGAATGAAGGAATTAGCTCAGTTTTACCCATTGAGCGTTGGCGTTGCTCTAACGTATATCCTGGAGAGGGAAATGGAAGTTAGGAAGCTTAGGGCAATTGCAAAGCTTATTGTTGACGGTGTAAAGCCCGAAAAGATCAAGGAGCTCGTTGGTGAGGTAGCATGA
- a CDS encoding V-type ATP synthase subunit F, whose protein sequence is MKIVVMGDEDTIVGFKLAGVHEAYEFDLSDLSVERARNKLKELVERDDIGVILITERLAQKIGELPEVNLPIILQIPDKFGSLYGEELLKEIVRRAIGVEIKR, encoded by the coding sequence ATGAAAATAGTTGTTATGGGGGACGAAGACACGATAGTTGGATTCAAGCTTGCTGGGGTTCATGAGGCTTATGAGTTTGATTTATCTGATCTATCAGTTGAGAGGGCTAGAAATAAGCTGAAGGAACTAGTTGAGAGGGATGATATTGGGGTTATCCTTATCACCGAAAGGCTTGCCCAGAAAATAGGGGAACTGCCTGAGGTTAACCTTCCAATCATCCTCCAAATCCCCGACAAGTTTGGCTCCCTTTATGGTGAAGAGTTGCTAAAGGAGATAGTTAGAAGGGCGATAGGTGTTGAGATAAAGAGGTGA
- a CDS encoding ATP synthase subunit A: MPAKGRIIRVTGPLVVADGMKGAKMYEVVRVGELGLIGEIIRLEGDKAVIQVYEETAGLRPGEPVVGTGSSLSVELGPGLLTSIYDGIQRPLEVLREKSGDFIARGITAPALPRDKKWHFTPKVKVGDKVVGGDIIGEVPETSIIVHKIMVPPGIEGEIVEIADEGEYTIEEVVAKVKTPSGEIKELKMYQRWPVRVKRPYKEKLPPEIPLITGQRVIDTFFPQAKGGTAAIPGPFGSGKTVTQHQLAKWSDAQVVIYIGCGERGNEMTDVLEEFPKLTDPNTGKPLMERTVLIANTSNMPVAAREASIYTGITIAEYFRDMGYDVALMADSTSRWAEALREISGRLEEMPGEEGYPAYLASKLAEFYERAGRVVTLGSDYRVGSVSVIGAVSPPGGDFSEPVVQNTLRVVKVFWALDADLARRRHFPAINWLTSYSLYVDAIQGWWHKNVDPEWRKMRDKAMELLQKEAELQEIVRIVGPDALPERERAILLVARMLREDYLQQDAFDEVDTYCPPQKQVTMMRVLLNFYEKTMEAISRGVPLEEIAKLPVREEIGRMKFEPDVEKIKVLIDKTNEQFEELFKKYGE; encoded by the coding sequence ATGCCAGCCAAGGGAAGGATAATTAGGGTTACGGGTCCTCTCGTAGTTGCCGATGGGATGAAAGGGGCAAAGATGTATGAGGTCGTTAGAGTTGGTGAGCTCGGTCTCATAGGGGAAATTATCAGGCTTGAAGGTGACAAGGCGGTAATCCAGGTTTACGAGGAAACGGCTGGACTTAGGCCTGGTGAGCCCGTTGTTGGAACTGGGTCATCGTTAAGTGTGGAGCTCGGTCCTGGGCTTCTGACATCGATATATGATGGTATTCAGAGACCTCTTGAAGTCCTTAGGGAGAAAAGTGGTGACTTTATAGCTAGAGGAATTACCGCTCCTGCCCTCCCCAGGGACAAGAAGTGGCACTTCACTCCAAAGGTCAAGGTTGGAGACAAGGTCGTTGGGGGAGATATTATCGGGGAAGTGCCTGAAACCAGTATTATTGTCCACAAGATAATGGTACCCCCAGGAATAGAGGGAGAGATCGTTGAGATTGCCGATGAGGGAGAGTACACTATTGAAGAAGTCGTCGCGAAAGTTAAGACGCCAAGTGGGGAGATTAAGGAATTAAAGATGTATCAGAGGTGGCCTGTCAGAGTAAAGAGACCGTACAAGGAAAAGCTTCCTCCAGAAATTCCGCTCATTACAGGGCAGAGAGTTATTGATACGTTCTTCCCACAGGCCAAAGGAGGGACTGCGGCGATTCCAGGACCCTTCGGATCGGGAAAGACAGTCACTCAGCACCAATTGGCAAAATGGAGCGATGCACAGGTCGTAATTTACATTGGATGTGGTGAGAGAGGAAACGAGATGACCGATGTTCTCGAGGAGTTTCCAAAGCTTACCGATCCCAACACGGGTAAGCCACTTATGGAGAGAACAGTTTTGATTGCAAACACCTCTAACATGCCTGTTGCAGCGAGAGAGGCCTCAATTTACACTGGAATTACAATTGCAGAGTACTTCAGGGACATGGGGTATGACGTTGCTTTGATGGCAGATTCAACGTCAAGATGGGCCGAGGCATTGAGAGAGATTTCGGGAAGACTTGAGGAGATGCCCGGTGAGGAAGGTTATCCTGCCTACCTTGCATCAAAGCTTGCTGAATTCTATGAGAGGGCAGGAAGAGTTGTAACCCTGGGTAGCGACTACAGGGTGGGTAGCGTCAGTGTAATTGGAGCAGTTTCGCCTCCGGGCGGTGACTTCTCTGAGCCTGTGGTTCAGAACACCCTAAGAGTTGTGAAGGTCTTCTGGGCCCTCGATGCTGACCTAGCAAGAAGAAGGCACTTCCCAGCAATTAACTGGCTGACGAGCTACTCCCTTTATGTAGATGCAATTCAGGGCTGGTGGCACAAGAACGTTGACCCAGAGTGGAGAAAAATGAGAGACAAGGCAATGGAGCTACTGCAGAAGGAAGCTGAGCTGCAGGAGATTGTTAGAATTGTAGGTCCCGATGCCCTTCCAGAGAGGGAGAGGGCTATCCTGCTGGTTGCGAGGATGCTCAGAGAGGACTACCTACAGCAGGACGCCTTCGATGAAGTCGATACCTACTGTCCACCTCAGAAGCAGGTAACAATGATGAGGGTCCTCCTCAACTTCTACGAGAAGACGATGGAGGCAATAAGCAGGGGAGTTCCACTTGAGGAGATAGCAAAGTTACCAGTTAGGGAAGAGATCGGTAGAATGAAGTTTGAACCGGATGTTGAGAAGATCAAGGTTCTAATTGATAAGACCAATGAGCAGTTTGAGGAGCTCTTCAAGAAATATGGGGAGTGA
- a CDS encoding ATP synthase subunit B codes for MSKEYSTISKIYGPLMIVEGVKGVAYGEVVEIETETGEKRKGQVLDARENLAIVQVFEGTRDLDIKTTSVRFTGETLKVPVSMDMLGRIFNGIGKPIDGGPEIIPEDRRDVHGAPLNPVARAYPRDFIQTGISAIDGMNTLVRGQKLPIFSGSGLPHNKLAAQIARQAKVLGEEESFAVVFAAMGITYEEANFFKKSFEETGAIERAVLFLNLADDPAIERIITPRMALTVAEYLAFDYDMQVLVILTDMTNYCEALREISAAREEVPGRRGYPGYMYTDLATIYERAGRVRGRKGSITQMPILTMPDDDITHPIPDLTGYITEGQIVLSRELHRKGIYPPIDVLPSLSRLMKDGIGKGRTREDHPQLAQQLYAAYAEGRSLRDLVAVVGEEALSETDKKYLEFADRFEREFVAQGYDEDRSIEETLDLGWELLSILPESELKRVKKEMIMKYHPKYRKRSS; via the coding sequence ATGAGCAAGGAGTACTCAACGATAAGCAAGATCTACGGTCCCTTGATGATAGTTGAAGGTGTAAAGGGAGTAGCTTACGGTGAGGTCGTTGAGATAGAGACTGAGACAGGTGAGAAGAGGAAAGGTCAGGTTTTAGATGCTAGGGAGAACCTGGCTATAGTTCAGGTCTTCGAGGGGACGAGAGATCTTGACATCAAAACCACTAGCGTTCGCTTTACCGGAGAGACATTGAAAGTTCCAGTTTCAATGGACATGCTTGGAAGGATATTCAACGGTATCGGTAAGCCCATTGACGGCGGGCCCGAGATAATTCCAGAGGACAGAAGAGACGTTCACGGTGCTCCCCTTAATCCTGTTGCTAGAGCTTATCCGAGGGACTTTATCCAGACTGGAATCTCGGCAATAGATGGAATGAACACCCTTGTTAGAGGCCAAAAGTTGCCAATCTTTAGTGGTTCAGGTCTGCCTCACAACAAACTCGCAGCCCAAATAGCTAGACAGGCTAAGGTTCTCGGAGAAGAGGAAAGCTTCGCTGTAGTCTTTGCGGCAATGGGTATAACCTACGAGGAGGCAAACTTCTTCAAGAAGAGTTTTGAAGAGACTGGAGCAATTGAGAGGGCTGTGTTATTCTTAAACTTGGCTGATGATCCAGCAATTGAGAGAATTATAACCCCAAGAATGGCATTAACAGTAGCGGAGTACTTGGCCTTTGACTACGATATGCAGGTTCTCGTAATTCTCACGGACATGACCAACTACTGTGAGGCCTTGAGAGAAATTTCAGCTGCAAGAGAAGAGGTTCCAGGAAGAAGAGGTTACCCAGGTTACATGTACACTGACTTGGCTACCATCTATGAACGTGCCGGCCGTGTAAGGGGAAGGAAGGGATCGATAACCCAGATGCCCATCCTTACGATGCCAGACGATGACATAACCCATCCAATTCCGGACTTGACAGGTTACATCACCGAGGGCCAGATAGTCCTAAGCAGAGAGCTTCACAGGAAGGGTATCTATCCGCCAATTGATGTCCTACCTTCGCTCTCAAGACTGATGAAGGATGGTATAGGCAAGGGCAGAACAAGGGAAGATCACCCACAGCTTGCCCAGCAGTTATACGCTGCATACGCAGAGGGCAGGAGCTTAAGAGATTTAGTTGCTGTAGTTGGAGAAGAGGCACTAAGTGAGACCGATAAGAAGTACTTGGAGTTCGCTGACAGGTTCGAGAGAGAGTTCGTTGCACAGGGCTATGATGAGGACAGAAGCATCGAAGAAACTCTTGATCTTGGTTGGGAGCTTCTCTCGATACTGCCAGAGAGTGAGCTGAAGAGGGTAAAGAAGGAAATGATCATGAAATACCATCCAAAGTACAGGAAGCGCTCCTCTTAA